The segment CATCGACTACCGGCGACCCCTGGAGTCTAAGTCAATTGACTTCCTGGATCACTATGCTTTCGAGGCACGCGGGCTGTGGCACATGATTGGCCCCGACGACGCGGGCGAAATCGTCTCGTACGGGATGGGCGGGCCGTTCGTCTCTTACGGCTTCTATGATCAGGAAGGCGGTCGAATCTACTTGATCGACGGGATGGTATTCGCGCCGGGATTCAAGAAGCGCGAGTTCTTGAGACAACTTGAGGTGATGGCGCACACCATTCGAACTCGAAGCGAGATTGCATCCACCGTTGTCGCTTCGGTGACGGCGTCGGGGGCGCCCGCCCCGTGAAACAACTCCTGCGAAGTACTATCGCTGGATTGGCGGCTGCGGCGGGCGTGTGCTCGCTATCTCTCGTTGGATGCACTGGCACAGGCGAGCCGATTGAGGAGACGAAGCTGGTGGGACTGATCGTCGATTTGCACGTGCTGGAAGCCCGACGTGAACTGGTCGCAGACATCGATGGGTCTCTTCGAGACTCCGTACTCGCAGCGCACGGAGTCACGCACCAACAATTCGAGACGTCGATCGCGTACTATGCGGACAAACCTGATGACTATGTCTCGCTGTACAATCGCGTTATAGACAGCCTTTCGGCTGAAGAAGCTCAGCTCGAACAGGAAGGAGTGATCGGGCTGCTTCCGCCTCCGTAATCAGATCAGCTTTTGACCCGCGGATGTGATCTCGAGGGTGAATCCTGGCGCAGCAGAGACGCGCAGATACCCTTCGCGGACGAGCCAGTCAACACAGGCGTCTACTTCCTCGTCGGTCCACGATGCGTCCGGTGTCCATTCGTCGAAACTCAATCCCGAACGCGCCGCAGCCAGTACCGCCTGAATGATGCTCTCATTCACAGCGATCCCACTTTCTTTTTGATGCGTCGCCAGGCAATAGTCGCAGCTTCCACATCGCGCACGGGTCTGCTCCCCGAAATAGGTGAGGATGTAGTTGCGCCGGCATCCGCGGTGGTCCACGTATCGGACGAGATCGGCCAGTCGGTTCCTTGCGCTTTTGCGGCCGGAAGCAAGCAGGTCGGCGCGGACCGGAGCCGAACGCTGTCGGGGCATCACGAGAATAAGTCTCAGCGTAGCTCCGGGGCTCTTCCACTGAACATGGCCAAGCATGTCCAGTCGACTGAGCGTCTGTTCTACGTTCTCTGCGGGGATCCGAAGACGAGCCGCAAGACGTGACGGGTCGATGCTAATCCACGATCGGTGTGCGTCAGCAATGTCGCCTCGGAGGAGATACTCTGCAACAGCCTGGATCGCCTCACCCGCCGCGCCCGCCGCCAGGGGTCGAATCTGTGCGGGCGTCGAGATCATCCGGAGGTAGCCCTGTCCGCCCTCGTGCATCGCGGTCCAGGCGCCCGAGCGCTCGAGCAGATCCACGGACTGGCGAACCACTGACACTGACGCCCCGGCGACCCTGCCAACCTGTGCCAGATCAAGGTCGATGGGGGCATCGCTGAGCGCTCCGACAGCTACCCCACCAAGGTTGCAGGCCGCTTCGTACACTGCCGACACCTGTTCAGCGGCCGGAAAAGAGCTGTCGATGAGCGAGTTCGGCAGTCGCTCATCCCCGTCGCGATACACAAGAATCGCCTGAGACGGTTTTCCGTCTCTTCCCGCTCGACCGGCCTCCTGATAGTAGGCCTCAAGGCTCAGTGGCAGATCCACATGAATGACGCATCGAACATCGGGTTTGTCGATCCCCATGCCAAACGCACTCGTTGCGACCATCACACGGGCCCGATCGGTCATCCACGCGGACTGCTCCCGCTCACGTGCGTCCGACGACAACCCACCGTGATAGTGCACCGCCTCCACCTTCTGGGATCGCAGCCACGCAGCCCACTCTTTGGCTCCGCGCCTGGTGCCGGTATACACAATCGCGCTACCCGGGGCGGCACGCAGAATCGACCTGATTCGTCGCCGCTTGTCGGCCTCTCGATAGACGGTCCACTCGACGTTCGGTCGGTCAAACCCGGTTACGACGACGAGCGGATTCGTAAGTCCGGCGAGCGACAGAATGTCCGATCGCACATTGGGTGTCGCTGTCGCCGTCAGTGCCGCGACAACGGGCGAACCCAGTTTGCCAACGGTATCAGCGATCTCCAGGTACGACGGTCGAAAACTGTGGCCCCACTCGCTCACGCAGTGCGCTTCATCTACAACCACCGTCCGGATGGTGAGCCTTTCGCATCTCGACGCGAAAGCGGCCGAGCTCAGTCGCTCCGGCGCCACGTACAACAGCCTGTATTTCCCGAATTCAGCATCGGTGAGTCGCTGATCAATCTCACGCCGCGAAAGTGTCGAATCGATGTACGTGGCTGACACTCCACGCCGCTTGAGTCCATCCACCTGATCGCGCATGAGTGCTATCAGGGGCGACACGACGAGCGTCAGCCCGGAATTCATGAGGGCCGGCAGCTGGTAACACACTGACTTGCCGGTACCCGTCGGAAGAACGGCGAGCACGTCTCGACCTGAAAGGATCGAATCGATCACCTCCCACTGGCCCGGCCTGAACTCGGCATGCCCCCAGTGTTTTCTGAGCACGGCCCGCGCCTGGTTCGCAAAAGTTTGCTTTGTCGGTTCGGCCTGGCGGCCATCCTCAGGGCTCATTGACTGTCCGATCTTTTGGCGTCATCGGTATCGAGTTTATCTTCCCGGTCTTGATTTCCCACCCGTCCGACTTGATGCAACAAGGTTCATCTGACAAGCGGCCGCCGGTCTCCGTAATAATACTGACGTGGAACGCCCTCCCGTTGCTGCAGAGGTACCTGCCGTCTGTGGCAGCGTCGAGCTACGATAACCTGGAGATCATTCTGGCGGACAACGCATCTTCCGATGGTTCGGCTGACTGGGTCTCGCAATCGTTCCCTGAGGTTCGAATCATTCGACATCAGGAAAACTACGGCTTCTGTCGCGGAAACAACCTCGCGATTGCAGAAGCTCAAGGTGACTATGTGGTACTTCTGAATAATGACGTGGAGGTTGACCGCGACTGGCTTCAGCCACTCGTCGCACAGATGTTGTCAGATGATCGCGTGGCCGCCGTTCAGCCAAAGATTCTGAAATCCGGAGAACCGCTATCGTTTGAGTATGCTGGCGCGGCCGGCGGGTTTATAGATCGATGGGGGTTTCCGTTTGCCCGCGGACGCCTTTTCGAAACGATCGAGAAAGACGAGGGACAATACGATGTTGCGGCGGACATATTCTGGGCCACTGGCGCTGCGGTCATGTTAAGAGCCACGGTCTTGAAAGATGTCGGGTTGCTTGACGAGCAGTTCTTTATGCACATGGAGGAAATCGACCTCTGCTGGCGAATGAAGCGAAGAGGTCATCGAATCGTCTGCGAGCCTGCCAGCGCGGTGTACCATCTTGGTGGGGCGTCGCTCCCCAGCTCGAGTTCGCGTAAGGCCTACTACAACTTCCGCAATAACCTTCTCACCCTGTACAAGAACGTCTCACCATCGCACTGGCGGCGTGTGATCATTGTCCGGATCTTGCTGGATACCGTTGCGGCCATGCGTGCAGTGGGCCTTGGTCGAGCCGACGAAGCGCGGGCTATCTGGCGTGCTCACCGCGACGCAGCAAGGATGCGCGAACGATACAAGGCGGACCGCCCCACAACCGAGTCAGGGGTCGAGGTTTATGGCGGGAGTGTCGTGATTGACTATTTCCTCCGGGGCCGTCGCAAGTTCATGGACCTGCCATCAAGCACGTTCTCCGCCACCCGCTGACGGCGACGGCGACGGTGTCGAGCGTCGCCGCGGCAACAACGCCCCGATCACGGCCAGAAGGACGATGATCATTCCTGCAAGACCCGGAATAGAAGGCATTTCGTCGAAAAGGAAATAGGCTAGAACGGACCCCCCTACCGGCTCAGTCAATGACAGCAGGCCAAGCAACGCTGCCGGCATGAACTTCAGGGCGTAATTGAACGACCCGTGTCCGATGATCTGCGGGCCGAGAGCCATGAGCGCGCACAAGAAGTAGATGCGAGGTTCAAATCCGAGGAGAGGCGTTCCGGCAATCAACGCCACGACAAGAACAACAACCGCCACAACGGAATACATACAGAACACATACGCTAGCCATGACGCCTTCTGCCGCATCACACGTCCGATCAGTAGATAGCAGCTCACAAAGAACGCGGCGGTCGTTGCAAGGGAATTGCCCAGGACCGGATTCGCTGCAGTCGGACTGGCGGATCCAAGATCACCCGCCCCGATCAAAATCGTCCCTCCCACCGCCAGCCCGATGGCGATGACGGTAGGGCGGCCAAGCTTTTCTTTGAGGACGAACACTCCAAGTATGGCGAGAAAGATCGGGCTGAGCGAAACCAGGACGGATGCGCTGGCAACGGACGTGTGATACAGCGAGGTAATCCACGTCACGAAGTGCAGTGCAAGCAATACTCCCGCTACGATAATCAGCCGAATGTCGCGAGAAGTAAATTTGCGAATCTCGGTGCCGATAGATCCCACCGCAAAGGGAGCCAGCATGAGTACCGAGAAGATGGTGCGCCAGACTGCCAGACTCAGCGCGGGAACGTCCGTCGCAAACCGGATAAGAATCGGGCTCAGCGCAAAACTCGACAGCCCTACCAGGAGAAGTGGGTAGAGGGCGAACGGTCGGCCTTCGGTAAGAGGCTCCTCAGTCTGATGCGTCATTTCTATCGGACTGGACTGGCAGCCCGCCGATTATCTGAGCCGGTCCATCGAACGGACGAGTTCGATATCCTTGCCAACTGACCTTCGAGCCAGAACGAGGAATACGGCGGCAGCCAGCGGGAGACCGGACGGCCAGAGATCGGAACTCCCGGCCGATGCCGCAAACCAGGCCGCCAACACTACGCCGGCCAGGGCCAGGGCAAGGAATAGATCAACGGTGACGAGCCGCTTCTGACGTTGACGATCCTTATAGAGGAAGATGGCGACCAGACAACCAACACCCGCCAGGATGGAGACCGCCACCTTTACCGGTGGATACCACACCCAGGAATCAGGCGTCACGAAGCCTCCGGCGACCGGAACCGCCAGAACCAGCAGGGCGGCAAGCAGCAGGTAAACGGACTGAATTCGTTGAATCATTTCTTAATCCTCCTCCATCACACGAGTTCGGCGACGCGGAGTGCCAGCCTGTCTGCGAACTCGGTTGTCGTGCACGAGCCGCCAACGTCTGCCGTCAGGTCTTTCCCTTCCGCGTACGTCGCGTGCAGAGCATCGTGGACCGCGTCCGCGGCCGCGATTTCGCCCAGATGGCGCAGCATCATCTCGCCGGTTCGTATCAGCGCCGTCGGATTTGCCTTGTCCTGGCCGGCGATATCCGGCGCGCTTCCATGCACGGCCTCAAACACCGCGCAGTTGTCTCCGATGTTCGCTCCACCAACAACACCCAGGCCCCCGACCAGTCCCGCGCATAGGTCGCTCAGAATATCTCCGAAAAGATTGGTCGTCACAATCGAGTCATACCTTTCCGGAAACATGACCAACTGCATCGCCATGTTGTCGATGATCTTGTCGTTCATCTTGACGGCCGGATGCCTCGCCGACTCCGCAGCCGCAAGATCCAGAAACAACTTCCCCGCCGCTTTCAGAATATTCGCTTTGTGAACAATCGTGATCAGACGACGGTCGTGTGTTTCTGCGTAATCAAAGGCAAACCGGATGATCCGCTCGGACCCGACCCTGGTTATTCTGGCAATCGAGTCCACGATTTCGAGCCGCTCGTCGACATTCTCGATCCCAGAATACAGCCCTTCAGTATTCTCGCGGAAGATGATGAGATCGATGTTCTCAAAGTGCGTCTTAAGGCCTGGAAGCGACTTGCACGGACGCAAGTTTGCGTACAGCTCCAGCTTCTGGCGAAGTCCGACGTTAACGCTTTTGAATCCGTGCCCGACGGGCGTCGTCACGGGCCCCTTCAGGGCTATTCCGTTGCGAGCAACGGACTCAATGATGTGATCGGGGAGCGGATTGCCGTATTTCGGGATGGCGGCCTCGCCAATCTCGTTGTGGCGCTCCCACTCAAATCGAACACCTGTGGCGTCAAGCACCTTCACAGTTGCATCTATGACCTCAGGTCCGATGCCATCGCCGGGCAGCAGCGTTACGGTATGCGACATGTAGAGACTGAATCGTACCAGTGACGGAAAATAGATGATAAAGAAAAAGCTCTACCTGAGGCAGAGCTTCTTCGAAGGACACGACGGAATACTAGAGAACTTAGATCACCGGTTTCGTCGAGTAATTGACCCGGAGCGTACCAGCCTGGCGCAATTCCTGCTGGACATCCATGACAATGCCCATCTCTGACTCCTGATCTACCCTTAGGGATACAATGAGTTTGGGCTGCTCCAGCAGTTTCCGGTACATGACCGTCCTGATCTGGCCTACGTCGTCGATGAGAGCGTCATCGATCTGAACAGCGGTGTCGCCCACGCGCAATCCCTCCAATTTCTTCGGGCCCACGTACACGTACGAAACCAGCCGTTTCTGGTCGATCTTGGTTAGCGCCTCGGCGCGGGGCAGCATGGTTCGAACCTGCACTGTGTTCTCGCGAAGCACCGTCGTAACCATGAAAAAGATCAGCAGCATGAATATGATGTCCGGCAAAGAAGCCGTCGGAATATTCTGCTTTGTTCCGGCCTTTTTCTTGAAGTGCGATGACATGTGTCGTTCTCCTCTAGAGCTTACGAAGGGTCGGGTTCCGCGATCGAAATACCAGCCGGCACGCGGCTACGCACCTCGTTCTCACCGTCACCGAGGGAGCCGACGTACTCCTTGTAGTTCGGATGGCCGAGACTCCTTGCCTCCGAATCCCAGATCTCGAAATACGCCATCCAGACTTCGTCGAGAACATTGATGTACGCATCATACGGCGTCTGGCGGGCGGTCTTGATAGACACAATCGCCTTCCTTGGATCCTCGGAATAATTCGGATCAGCGCCACGGTTGCTAACGTGCTTGCGAACCTCGCCGCGAATCAGAGACATCGCCGACGGCTTGTCCTCGAGAAGCACCAACCCTGTTTCGTTAACCAGAATCTTGAGCATGTTGCGCTCCTTCACTGGCGGAGGATCTACCTCCTGGTCGAGTGGCGGCGGCAGCACCATTCCGATTCCGGTATCGACGTCGATGGTCGTGGTAACCAGAAAGAAAATCAACAGAAGAAAGGCGATGTCGGCCATCGATGCGGTAGGGATCTCTGCCTCCCGCGACTTCTTCTTTTTCATTAATCCAGCCATAGTCGGAAACCCAAGCTATGTCCCTGAAGGTTCGTGCCTACCCCATGCCCATCAGGCCCTTTACGCTCGACAAGAGCATGGCGAGGGCGGTGATGACCAGCATGATGATCAGCGAGTAGATGGCCGCAGTGGCCCAATCGCCGAGAACAAATCCCAGAACGATCAGCAATACAACGGGCAGCAGAACTGCTCCTGTTGTCATGGGGCTAACCTTTCCGAACATGAAGCTCCTGATGCCGAAAAGGAGCATTCCGAGGAGTGATAGTCCGGTGATCGCGAGAACAACGACGATACCGATCATTGGTATGGAGTCCATTCGTCTACCGAGTGTAGTTGCGTCTAATGGCGCCAGGAAACGGTTTTACCGGCCGAAACTAGCCTTCGCGAGCCGGCGACCCCGCCTGCATGAGGACGAGTGAGTCGATGAGCTCCAGCGCCGACTCTTCCATGTCCACCACAATCCTGTCCACCTTGGACACCGCGTAGTTGTAGAAGAACTGCAGGATGATGGCCGTGATAAGCCCGAACACCGTCGTCAGCAGTGCGACCTTGATACCACCGGCGACAAGGCTGGGCGAGATGTCGCCCGCGGTCTCGATAGCATCGAAGGCGCCGACCATTCCCCAGACCGTTCCGAGAAACCCAAACATAGGCGCAAGAGAAATGAACAGCGACAGCCACACAAGGCCTCGCTCGAGAAAGCTCATTTCAATTGATCCATACGAGATCACCGCCTTTTCAACGGCCTCGATGCCCTCATCGTGGCGTAGTAGGCCCGCCTGGAATACCGATGCCACCGGTCCGCGCGTGCTAGCACACACTTCTTCGGCTGCAGTGATTCCTCCGCTCTGCAACGCCTCCTTGACGTTGACAATGAACTGACGCGTGTTGATGTCCGCGCGGTTTAGAGTGATGATTCGCTCAAAAGCGATTGCCAGCCCAATGATGAGAGTGACGAGAATGGGCCACATGAAGCCCCCGTCATTTCCTTCGTTGAACTTCTCAACCAGGACGTTGATGATGCCGGGATCCGCAGCTTCCTGCGGCAGCAACATGAAGACGCTATACAGCCCCATGTTTCGTTTCCTCCAGTAGTATCCGATAGGTGTCCTACGCCTCTCAGCCGACCCAAATAGTCAGAGGTGACTCCAAAGAAAAAGCGGTGGGCGACAGAAAGACAGCCAGCGTGTCAAAATGTACTTCGCGTGAGCGAGATAATATCCACTACGGCTCGAATTGTCAACGTGAAACGGCGCACAAGTGGCAACGGATGCCACAATAAACGTCGATGTTGATGGATGGCTGAAGGCGCGTTGAATTGCACCGACACATGTAGGCCCAGACATGCAGGCGTGGCACGCTCCCCGGCCGGACGAAATGGCCTATGATCTCACTAATCAGCCTCTCGCGGCCTCGGTGTACGCCATCTCCTCGGCCTCTGTCCACAGCAGCATCGCTTCTTGAAGGACCGTATCGAAGGTCCGGTAGACCGGGTACCACGCAGATCGATCGTAAATCCGCCAGGCAATGCGACCCTTGATGAGCGACTTGATCAGTGCCGTGTCAGCTGCGAAGTCGGCCGTCGTGAACTCTGTGGGCTCCTCATCGGGCCCGAGTACCGTACGCTCGGCGCCTTCTCTGATCGTCACGCTGTTCCGCCCCGCAAACTCGACGAAATCCGTCAGGTCTTCACCTTTCACTTCAAAGTCAGAGAAGAACTCATTCCTTCGATCCGACCATTCTGATTTGAAATCGCTCCCGCGCTTGTCCAACCAGTCCCGCACGAACGATCGTTCCAGACCCTTGGCGAGTATCGTCTGCATGAGGGGCGACAGCGTGTCCGAGTACACGATGAAGTCCGGTACAATTCCGCCGCCGCCGAGAACCAGGCGCCCGCCGTCTGTTCTGTACTTCAGTGAATCCGGAATACTTGAAATAGCTGACTCCCTGTCGGCGGCCGCGTCCTCTTCCATCTGCTCCCACTTGCTCGTGTAGTAGGCCTGGCGATCCCCGTTTAAGTATGGCGTCTGTATCAAGCGGCCCGAGGGCGTATAGTATTTCGAGACCGTCACGCGCAGTGAACTGCCGTCATTCAACACGAATTGCTGTTGTACCAGCCCTTTGCCGAATGTTCGCCGACCCACGATGAGCGCCCGGTCGTGATCCTGCAGCGCCCCGGCAACGATTTCGCTGGCCGAAGCCGAGTTTTCATCCACGAGCACGATGACCGGTTTCGTCTCAAACAGGCCGCCGGAGCGAGACCGAAACTCTTCGTTCGTATCCGCAAAACGACCTTGCGTTGAAACGATCAACTTACCGGCAGGAAGCAGCTCATCGCTTACGCGCACAGCCATGTCGCGATAGCCACCCGCGTTGCCTCGGAGGTCCAGAACAAGGCGCTGCATTCCCGCGCTATTCAGCTGCCTGAGCGCAGATCGGAACTCACTGTGAGTGGTCCGGGCAAAACGATTCAGTTTTACAAAACCGGTCTGCCCGTCGAGCATGTAGGCGGCGTCGAGCGTGTTGATCGGAATCTTGTCGCGCGTAATTGTGAAACTCAGCTTCCGCGCATACCCCGGCCGTCTGACCGTAACGTCCACCGTCGTGCCACCGGGACCCTTCAGACTTCGCTGGACATCTTCGTTCGTAAAACCGATAGCCGACTTGCCGTCGACCTCGACGATCCGATCTCCCGAAAGTAAACCGACGTCCTCACTGGGGCCTCCAGGCAGCGGATTCAACACCGCCAGCGTATCCCGATTCTCCGGACCGGGAATGAGTTCATATGAGATCCCGATGCCCTCGAAAGACGCGTTGAAATCCTCGTTGACCTGGCGCATCCGCTCGGCATCGATATACACACTGTGGGGGTCCAATTCCTTAAGCATGCCCTTGATGGCGCTCTCGGCAAGTTGCGAGGAACTCACGTCCTCCACGTACTTCTGTGTAACGACTAGAAACGCATCCTCCAGCTTCTTAAGTGATTCGTAGGTGTTGTCGTCGGACATGTACGCACCGACTTGAACGCCAAGCAGCACACCCGTGCCGAGGAGGATTACGCCGAGCCAGACAAACCGTGTCTTTCTTGCCATTTTGGAACTTCCGTTGCCGTGTGGGTCGTCAATAACTATGGTCAAACAACGAAGTCCGTGACGAAATTGTTGCGCCAACCTCTTCAGGCGCCGAATTAATGCCTTCAGCGGTTTGCGATTTCCTGCCAGGGGCGTGTGAGAAACCCGGGATCGTTGCATCGATGGCGGGCTATATTTAACGAATGTCGATTAACCCGTCGGGCCGGATCACCCGGCAAGCCACACCCGTGATAGAAAGCACCAGGGATCCGCTGTGAACCGCGTTCTTACAGTCATACTCATCTTTTTTCTGGGGGCTGTGGCGGCGCTCCTTCTGCTGGGTTACTTCGCCTACGTGATCACAGCCGGCCCGCCTGAAGAGGCTCGAGTCGCCGGTCTGTCGCAGCCTGTTGAGATTGGATTTACGGCCGACGGAACTGTGACGGTTGACGCTTCGTCGCTTCAAGACGCCATGGCCGGACTCGGCTTCGCCCAGGCGGCGTCCCATATCTGGCCGCTGATCGTGTATCGTGCATCGGCGACAGGTCAACTCGCAGCGCTGGTTGGCGGGTCGGGCGGTTCTGTAGATGAACTGACGATCCAGCTCGGACTCGCGCGATCTGCCGAAAGGGCCTACCTCCTGCTCGGCGAGGAGGATCGAAAGCTGTTGGACTCCTTTGCCGACGGAATCAACGAAGCGCTCGAAAGCCGGTCCGTTCTGCGAGACCCGTCACTTGTCCTGTCAGGACACAACCCGGCGTCATGGATGCCGTGGCACACCATCGCGATCGAGCGGATGTTTGCATGGCTCGCGGCCAGTGAACGGCCCCAGTTGAGCCACGAACCGCTGGAGCGGCCGATCAAGGACTTCCTCCGGCTGCATGGCTTTGAAGAGAGCATGATCGTGACGTCAGAACGGCCATCCGAGCCGGGGATCTTTGTCCGATATGTCTGGGGATCGTCTGCACTACCTGTCCTTCTCGAGGCGAGCATTCGTGTAGGAAACAACCGGCCACTGCGAGGTGGCTGCATGGTCGGAACTCCATTCTTTGCCGCTGCGCGGTCCGGTGATCGAGCATGGGCTTTCTTGCCCCACGACGATATCGAAACGGAGGTCCTTCACCTCGACTCCGTCTCTGTCGAACGTCGTCAAGAGGTGCTGGTCGGAGCCGACGAATCCGAACTTCTCGTAACTATCGT is part of the Rhodothermales bacterium genome and harbors:
- a CDS encoding glycosyltransferase family 2 protein, translated to MQQGSSDKRPPVSVIILTWNALPLLQRYLPSVAASSYDNLEIILADNASSDGSADWVSQSFPEVRIIRHQENYGFCRGNNLAIAEAQGDYVVLLNNDVEVDRDWLQPLVAQMLSDDRVAAVQPKILKSGEPLSFEYAGAAGGFIDRWGFPFARGRLFETIEKDEGQYDVAADIFWATGAAVMLRATVLKDVGLLDEQFFMHMEEIDLCWRMKRRGHRIVCEPASAVYHLGGASLPSSSSRKAYYNFRNNLLTLYKNVSPSHWRRVIIVRILLDTVAAMRAVGLGRADEARAIWRAHRDAARMRERYKADRPTTESGVEVYGGSVVIDYFLRGRRKFMDLPSSTFSATR
- a CDS encoding biopolymer transporter ExbD gives rise to the protein MAGLMKKKKSREAEIPTASMADIAFLLLIFFLVTTTIDVDTGIGMVLPPPLDQEVDPPPVKERNMLKILVNETGLVLLEDKPSAMSLIRGEVRKHVSNRGADPNYSEDPRKAIVSIKTARQTPYDAYINVLDEVWMAYFEIWDSEARSLGHPNYKEYVGSLGDGENEVRSRVPAGISIAEPDPS
- a CDS encoding DMT family transporter, translating into MTHQTEEPLTEGRPFALYPLLLVGLSSFALSPILIRFATDVPALSLAVWRTIFSVLMLAPFAVGSIGTEIRKFTSRDIRLIIVAGVLLALHFVTWITSLYHTSVASASVLVSLSPIFLAILGVFVLKEKLGRPTVIAIGLAVGGTILIGAGDLGSASPTAANPVLGNSLATTAAFFVSCYLLIGRVMRQKASWLAYVFCMYSVVAVVVLVVALIAGTPLLGFEPRIYFLCALMALGPQIIGHGSFNYALKFMPAALLGLLSLTEPVGGSVLAYFLFDEMPSIPGLAGMIIVLLAVIGALLPRRRSTPSPSPSAGGGERA
- a CDS encoding RecQ family ATP-dependent DNA helicase, which translates into the protein MSPEDGRQAEPTKQTFANQARAVLRKHWGHAEFRPGQWEVIDSILSGRDVLAVLPTGTGKSVCYQLPALMNSGLTLVVSPLIALMRDQVDGLKRRGVSATYIDSTLSRREIDQRLTDAEFGKYRLLYVAPERLSSAAFASRCERLTIRTVVVDEAHCVSEWGHSFRPSYLEIADTVGKLGSPVVAALTATATPNVRSDILSLAGLTNPLVVVTGFDRPNVEWTVYREADKRRRIRSILRAAPGSAIVYTGTRRGAKEWAAWLRSQKVEAVHYHGGLSSDAREREQSAWMTDRARVMVATSAFGMGIDKPDVRCVIHVDLPLSLEAYYQEAGRAGRDGKPSQAILVYRDGDERLPNSLIDSSFPAAEQVSAVYEAACNLGGVAVGALSDAPIDLDLAQVGRVAGASVSVVRQSVDLLERSGAWTAMHEGGQGYLRMISTPAQIRPLAAGAAGEAIQAVAEYLLRGDIADAHRSWISIDPSRLAARLRIPAENVEQTLSRLDMLGHVQWKSPGATLRLILVMPRQRSAPVRADLLASGRKSARNRLADLVRYVDHRGCRRNYILTYFGEQTRARCGSCDYCLATHQKESGIAVNESIIQAVLAAARSGLSFDEWTPDASWTDEEVDACVDWLVREGYLRVSAAPGFTLEITSAGQKLI
- a CDS encoding biopolymer transporter ExbD is translated as MSSHFKKKAGTKQNIPTASLPDIIFMLLIFFMVTTVLRENTVQVRTMLPRAEALTKIDQKRLVSYVYVGPKKLEGLRVGDTAVQIDDALIDDVGQIRTVMYRKLLEQPKLIVSLRVDQESEMGIVMDVQQELRQAGTLRVNYSTKPVI
- a CDS encoding MotA/TolQ/ExbB proton channel family protein — encoded protein: MGLYSVFMLLPQEAADPGIINVLVEKFNEGNDGGFMWPILVTLIIGLAIAFERIITLNRADINTRQFIVNVKEALQSGGITAAEEVCASTRGPVASVFQAGLLRHDEGIEAVEKAVISYGSIEMSFLERGLVWLSLFISLAPMFGFLGTVWGMVGAFDAIETAGDISPSLVAGGIKVALLTTVFGLITAIILQFFYNYAVSKVDRIVVDMEESALELIDSLVLMQAGSPAREG
- a CDS encoding isocitrate/isopropylmalate dehydrogenase family protein, which translates into the protein MSHTVTLLPGDGIGPEVIDATVKVLDATGVRFEWERHNEIGEAAIPKYGNPLPDHIIESVARNGIALKGPVTTPVGHGFKSVNVGLRQKLELYANLRPCKSLPGLKTHFENIDLIIFRENTEGLYSGIENVDERLEIVDSIARITRVGSERIIRFAFDYAETHDRRLITIVHKANILKAAGKLFLDLAAAESARHPAVKMNDKIIDNMAMQLVMFPERYDSIVTTNLFGDILSDLCAGLVGGLGVVGGANIGDNCAVFEAVHGSAPDIAGQDKANPTALIRTGEMMLRHLGEIAAADAVHDALHATYAEGKDLTADVGGSCTTTEFADRLALRVAELV
- a CDS encoding DUF4293 family protein; its protein translation is MIQRIQSVYLLLAALLVLAVPVAGGFVTPDSWVWYPPVKVAVSILAGVGCLVAIFLYKDRQRQKRLVTVDLFLALALAGVVLAAWFAASAGSSDLWPSGLPLAAAVFLVLARRSVGKDIELVRSMDRLR
- a CDS encoding S41 family peptidase, whose amino-acid sequence is MARKTRFVWLGVILLGTGVLLGVQVGAYMSDDNTYESLKKLEDAFLVVTQKYVEDVSSSQLAESAIKGMLKELDPHSVYIDAERMRQVNEDFNASFEGIGISYELIPGPENRDTLAVLNPLPGGPSEDVGLLSGDRIVEVDGKSAIGFTNEDVQRSLKGPGGTTVDVTVRRPGYARKLSFTITRDKIPINTLDAAYMLDGQTGFVKLNRFARTTHSEFRSALRQLNSAGMQRLVLDLRGNAGGYRDMAVRVSDELLPAGKLIVSTQGRFADTNEEFRSRSGGLFETKPVIVLVDENSASASEIVAGALQDHDRALIVGRRTFGKGLVQQQFVLNDGSSLRVTVSKYYTPSGRLIQTPYLNGDRQAYYTSKWEQMEEDAAADRESAISSIPDSLKYRTDGGRLVLGGGGIVPDFIVYSDTLSPLMQTILAKGLERSFVRDWLDKRGSDFKSEWSDRRNEFFSDFEVKGEDLTDFVEFAGRNSVTIREGAERTVLGPDEEPTEFTTADFAADTALIKSLIKGRIAWRIYDRSAWYPVYRTFDTVLQEAMLLWTEAEEMAYTEAARG
- a CDS encoding DUF4296 domain-containing protein; this encodes MKQLLRSTIAGLAAAAGVCSLSLVGCTGTGEPIEETKLVGLIVDLHVLEARRELVADIDGSLRDSVLAAHGVTHQQFETSIAYYADKPDDYVSLYNRVIDSLSAEEAQLEQEGVIGLLPPP